One window of Sulfurospirillum sp. 1612 genomic DNA carries:
- a CDS encoding malate dehydrogenase, with amino-acid sequence MSINSKVSVVGAGGNVGGIVAYSIAMQGLAHQVVLVDRDMDRARGKALDMNQAAAAMRSHSVVRVAESYEDVRDSKIVVITAGFPRKEGMSRDDLLIKNAEIMREVVAQVKVVAPDSILIIVSNPLDAMTYVALKESGFPKERVIGMAGILDIARMTHFIQEKLGFGAGQIRASVIGGHGDTMVLLPRFSTVAGVPLHDLLSDDEIEEIVMKTKHGGAEIVKYLGTSAYLAPGKGTAIMIESILRDSKKIYSCSTLLDGDYGYTNVTTGVPVMLGANGAERIIKVTLDRCEKSQFDHSVKSVQNIIEVLYKNNFFGEEKYERN; translated from the coding sequence ATGAGTATTAACAGTAAAGTTTCTGTTGTCGGGGCAGGTGGCAATGTCGGTGGTATTGTTGCCTATTCGATTGCGATGCAAGGTTTGGCACATCAAGTTGTTTTAGTTGATAGAGATATGGATAGAGCCCGTGGAAAAGCACTGGATATGAATCAAGCCGCAGCAGCGATGCGCTCCCATTCTGTCGTTAGAGTAGCAGAGAGTTATGAAGATGTACGCGATAGTAAGATTGTTGTCATTACTGCCGGTTTTCCTAGAAAAGAGGGCATGAGTCGTGATGATTTATTGATTAAAAATGCTGAAATCATGAGAGAAGTAGTGGCACAAGTGAAGGTAGTCGCACCGGATTCTATTTTAATTATCGTCTCCAATCCACTCGATGCGATGACTTATGTTGCATTAAAAGAGTCAGGATTCCCAAAAGAGCGCGTGATTGGAATGGCGGGAATTTTAGATATCGCGAGAATGACACACTTCATCCAAGAAAAACTTGGCTTTGGTGCGGGACAAATTCGTGCGAGTGTGATTGGTGGACATGGAGACACGATGGTGTTATTGCCACGTTTTTCAACCGTCGCTGGCGTACCTCTTCATGATTTACTTAGTGATGATGAAATTGAAGAGATTGTGATGAAAACCAAACACGGAGGTGCAGAGATTGTTAAATATCTTGGTACTTCCGCTTATCTGGCACCGGGAAAAGGTACTGCGATTATGATTGAGTCTATTTTAAGAGATTCTAAGAAAATCTATTCTTGTTCTACTCTGCTTGATGGAGATTATGGCTACACCAACGTCACCACGGGTGTACCTGTGATGTTGGGAGCTAATGGAGCAGAGCGCATTATCAAAGTGACGCTAGATCGTTGTGAGAAAAGTCAATTTGATCATAGCGTAAAATCCGTACAAAACATTATAGAAGTCTTATATAAAAACAATTTTTTTGGGGAGGAAAAATATGAGAGAAATTAA
- a CDS encoding fumarate hydratase has product MREIKYDDIVKTIRDTIIYSGTVLPKDAYKALSDAYENEKSPVSKEVLKQLLDNADIAANETKPLCQDTGLAVFFVKVGEDVKVVGGSLKAAINEGTRQGYEDGYLRASTCHWDTRANLKDEIGYNLPAVIHFDLVEGDVLEIEYAAKGGGSENVSRAMVLAPAKGRKGVIEFVKQVISDAGPNPCPPLTVGVGIGGTFEKAAISSKHALFRTLGSRNEDPTLDSMEQELLTELNKLGIGAMGMGGTETVLGVHIEKNPCHIASLPVSVNVQCHSSRHTVIKL; this is encoded by the coding sequence ATGAGAGAAATTAAATATGATGATATTGTCAAGACCATTCGTGACACTATCATTTACAGCGGTACTGTGTTGCCAAAAGATGCATACAAGGCTTTAAGCGATGCTTATGAGAATGAAAAAAGCCCAGTAAGCAAAGAGGTTTTAAAACAGCTTCTAGACAATGCTGATATTGCAGCAAATGAGACCAAACCACTGTGTCAAGATACGGGATTGGCAGTTTTCTTTGTCAAGGTAGGAGAAGATGTCAAAGTTGTTGGCGGTTCACTAAAAGCGGCTATCAATGAAGGTACGAGACAAGGTTATGAAGATGGCTATTTGAGAGCTTCTACTTGTCATTGGGATACACGAGCCAACCTCAAAGATGAGATCGGTTATAATCTACCGGCTGTGATTCATTTTGATTTGGTTGAAGGTGATGTTTTAGAAATCGAATATGCTGCAAAAGGCGGTGGTAGTGAAAATGTTAGCCGTGCGATGGTTTTAGCTCCAGCTAAAGGCAGAAAAGGTGTTATAGAATTTGTTAAACAAGTGATTTCAGATGCTGGCCCAAATCCTTGCCCTCCATTGACCGTAGGTGTCGGTATTGGCGGTACTTTTGAAAAAGCGGCAATTTCTAGTAAACATGCCTTGTTTAGAACCTTAGGAAGTCGAAACGAAGACCCAACGCTTGATTCTATGGAACAAGAGTTATTGACTGAGCTCAATAAACTAGGAATTGGTGCTATGGGTATGGGGGGAACGGAGACTGTTTTGGGCGTTCATATTGAAAAAAACCCATGTCATATTGCGAGTTTGCCGGTCAGTGTTAATGTTCAATGCCATAGCAGTAGACATACTGTTATTAAACTTTAG
- a CDS encoding Fe-S-containing hydro-lyase produces MSKTYHLTAPLSEEDVVQLKAGDIVYLSGVIYTARDAAHKKLVDLLDAGKELPFDMKGAVIYFVGPTPPKPGDPIGSAGPTTSYRMDSYSPRLISIGQKGMIGKGKRNQDVIDACVKYKAIYFGATGGAGALLARQIKSAEVIAYPELGPEAIRRLEVVDFPLTVVNDSYGADLYKIGREQYEIKD; encoded by the coding sequence ATGAGCAAAACATATCATCTAACAGCACCATTAAGTGAAGAAGATGTCGTACAATTAAAAGCAGGAGATATTGTCTATCTTAGTGGCGTGATTTACACCGCTAGAGATGCGGCGCACAAAAAATTAGTAGATTTATTAGATGCGGGTAAAGAGTTGCCTTTTGATATGAAAGGTGCTGTTATTTATTTTGTTGGACCAACACCACCAAAACCCGGTGATCCGATAGGAAGTGCCGGACCGACTACGAGTTATCGTATGGATTCTTATTCTCCACGTTTAATTAGCATTGGACAAAAAGGGATGATTGGTAAAGGCAAAAGAAATCAAGATGTGATTGATGCATGTGTGAAATACAAAGCAATTTATTTTGGTGCAACCGGAGGGGCAGGCGCATTGCTAGCGCGACAAATCAAGAGTGCTGAAGTGATTGCCTATCCAGAACTTGGACCTGAAGCTATCCGAAGATTGGAAGTGGTTGATTTTCCACTGACCGTAGTTAATGACTCTTATGGTGCGGATTTATACAAGATTGGCCGAGAGCAATATGAAATAAAAGATTAA
- the sucC gene encoding ADP-forming succinate--CoA ligase subunit beta, whose product MNIHEYQAKEIFAKYNVPVPRGKVAFSVDEAVQNAKDLGGKIWVVKAQIHAGGRGLGGGVKLAKSIDEVKALASEILGMTLVTHQTGPEGKLVQKVYIEEGADIADELYLGVVLDRAKEMPVIMASTEGGMEIEKVAAETPEKIIKVAVDPSIGFQGFHGRELAFGLGLPKEQIGKFIKFAAALYKVYVDNDAELIEINPLVKTGAGDFIALDGKMGFDDSALGRHPDIEAMRDISEEDADEREAGQYGLSYVSLDGEIGCMVNGAGLAMGTMDTINYMGGTPANFLDVGGKANAETVAKGFEIILKNPNVKAIFVNIFGGIVRCDRIANGILEATKMVDVHVPVIVRLDGTNAPEAAEILRNAKISNVIAATDLGDGAAKAVKAAKGEK is encoded by the coding sequence ATGAATATTCATGAATATCAGGCAAAAGAGATTTTCGCCAAATATAATGTACCCGTTCCAAGAGGAAAGGTTGCATTTAGTGTTGATGAGGCGGTTCAAAATGCCAAAGATCTTGGTGGCAAGATTTGGGTTGTAAAAGCTCAAATACACGCAGGTGGACGAGGTCTAGGCGGCGGTGTTAAGCTTGCTAAAAGTATTGATGAAGTAAAAGCTTTGGCTTCTGAAATCCTCGGAATGACTTTGGTGACACACCAAACCGGCCCTGAGGGAAAACTGGTTCAAAAAGTTTATATCGAAGAGGGCGCTGATATTGCAGATGAACTCTATCTTGGAGTGGTTCTTGATAGAGCCAAAGAGATGCCTGTTATCATGGCTTCTACCGAAGGAGGTATGGAAATCGAAAAAGTTGCTGCAGAAACTCCAGAAAAGATTATTAAAGTTGCAGTAGACCCAAGTATTGGTTTTCAAGGCTTTCATGGTAGAGAATTAGCATTTGGATTAGGACTACCAAAAGAACAAATTGGAAAATTTATAAAATTTGCAGCAGCACTTTATAAAGTTTATGTAGATAATGATGCTGAATTGATAGAGATTAATCCTTTAGTGAAAACGGGCGCTGGTGATTTCATTGCGCTTGATGGTAAGATGGGATTTGATGATTCTGCACTCGGAAGACATCCTGATATTGAAGCGATGCGAGATATTAGCGAAGAAGATGCAGATGAGAGAGAAGCGGGTCAATATGGACTCAGTTATGTTTCACTTGATGGCGAAATCGGTTGTATGGTAAATGGTGCCGGATTGGCGATGGGTACGATGGATACCATCAACTATATGGGCGGTACTCCTGCAAACTTCTTGGATGTTGGTGGAAAAGCCAACGCTGAAACCGTTGCAAAAGGTTTTGAGATTATTCTCAAAAATCCAAATGTAAAAGCAATTTTTGTGAATATTTTTGGTGGTATCGTAAGATGTGACCGTATTGCAAATGGGATTTTAGAAGCGACGAAGATGGTGGATGTCCATGTTCCTGTTATCGTCAGACTTGATGGTACAAATGCACCAGAAGCGGCGGAAATTTTAAGAAATGCAAAAATCAGCAATGTTATCGCTGCGACTGACTTAGGTGATGGTGCAGCAAAAGCCGTAAAAGCTGCAAAGGGAGAGAAATAA